From Glycine soja cultivar W05 chromosome 4, ASM419377v2, whole genome shotgun sequence, the proteins below share one genomic window:
- the LOC114409446 gene encoding sister chromatid cohesion protein DCC1-like has protein sequence MESPPQLGSRGAETLKHIAPGSSISVAYHPSFGPYDDLLFLELDEKLLPDVLNERVVLRGQPDEDAVLCTLSKTYAMKFVGTSNSVLLVPPANHSEFSENPQKNDSTNDEDKVVVPVLKVVSGNMELIETAPRLDKLKLLLSEKPYKLEEDDMGNLEENQESRIGLYNWNYLVDNIQASDKELLSGLQALSALEINGYWRLVDGSYMDMILGMLLKNAVLNDWSLNALNEDEVVSILESDGFPRVLARHCLHVYGNKVNECMPSFVWKLDEKRVCIHFAREILKGGKRKLESFMDEWKQKIPDGMHPTFDLVEGEVLTERLGVETWVRAFSVASLPSTPAERFSILFRERPKWEWKDLQPYIRDLKVPGLSSEGLLLKYTRRTQPSPDTEPVFSAR, from the exons ATGGAATCGCCTCCGCAGCTGGGTTCAAGAGGGGCAGAAACACTTAAACATATAGCTCCTGGATCATCAATTTCTGTTGCATATCACCCATCTTTTGGACCTTATGATGACCTCCTCTTTCTAGAGCTTGATGAGAAACTTCTCCCAGATGTTCTGAATGAAAG GGTGGTCTTGAGAGGACAGCCTGATGAAGATGCCGTTCTTTGTACTCTATCCAAAACCTATGCTATGAAGTTTGTTGGAACTTCCAATTCTGTTCTGCTTGTACCTCCAGCAAATCATTCGGAATTTAGTGAAAATCCACAAAAGAATGATAGTACTAATGATGAAGACAAAGTTGTTGTACCTGTACTCAAAGTTGTATCTGGTAATATGGAGCTTATTGAGACAGCCCCCAGACTTGATAAGCTTAAATTACTTCTGTCAGAAAAGCCTTACAAATTGGAGGAGGATGACATGGGAAATTTAGAAGAGAATCAGGAATCTAGAATAGGACTATATAACTGGAATTATCTTGTAGACAATATTCAAGCTAGTGACAAGGAATTATTGTCGGGACTGCAGGCTCTTTCAGCGCTGGAGATTAATGGGTATTGGAGACTAGTAGACGGGAGTTACATGGACATGATTCTGGGAATGCTTTTGAAAAATGCAGTGTTGAATGACTGGTCACTTAATGCTTTAAATGAAGATGAAGTTGTGAGTATACTGGAATCAGATGGATTTCCTAGGGTGCTTGCAAGGCATTGTTTGCACGTATATGGCAACAAAGTAAATGAGTGCATGCCTAGCTTTGTTTGGAAGTTGGATGAGAAGCGAGTATGCATACATTTTGCAAGAGAAATCCTGAAAGGGGGTAAGAGAAAGTTAGAGAGTTTCATGGATGAATGGAAGCAGAAGATTCCAGACGGAATGCATCCCACTTTTGATCTTGTGGAAGGAGAGGTATTAACAGAGAGACTTGGAGTTGAGACATGGGTTCGTGCCTTCAGTGTCGCGTCTTTGCCTTCCACTCCAGCCGAGCGTTTCTCCATTCTTTTCAGAGAGAGGCCAAAATGGGAATGGAAAGATCTGCAGCCCTATATCAG AGATCTGAAGGTACCAGGTCTTTCTTCAGAAGGGTTGCTACTCAAATACACTCGAAGGACACAACCATCACCTGACACAGAACCAGTTTTCAGTGCAAGGTAG
- the LOC114410620 gene encoding uncharacterized protein LOC114410620, which yields MLDDVVKFVGEENVVQVITDNVANFKAPGELLMHTRSHLYWTPCVAHCIDLILEDLEKHLKVHEVTIKKGRKITTYIYGRTMLISMLKKYTNGKDLVRPGMTIFATAYLTLACLHEMKASLMRLFSFEEWKKSKFGTSQEGRKVEDSVLDCRFWKNVSICLKATAPLMVVLRLVDFEQQPPMGFIYVEMDRAKERIKSNFNNVKKNYEPVWEIIDKRWENQLYRPLHATAYYLDPQLHFEDDFRKDNGEVKEGLFICMMRLVKDVGVKNKINGQLLEFHFAKGLFSMENAINSRKTMPPAEWWDMFGDGCPELKWFAIRALSLTCSFYGCEHNWSSFEMVHTKRRNRLHQKKMNDLIYVMYNLKLKSRKTRKTITLPFKDMESDDEWITEERDDIFDEDNLQVDQEQPLGESGCESNIDLVGGSLIDPTLDAFDIDNSVLNDNVEDHFSTEEELEDDGDEDDGGGGLASSDGFASSNKSLELVLNSNVEGAFEDLDQSHQI from the exons ATGTTAGATGATGTTGTCAAATTTGTTGGAGAAGAGAATGTAGTTCAAGTGATTACTGATAATGTTGCAAATTTCAAAGCACCGGGAGAATTGTTGATGCATACTCGGTCACATTTGTATTGGACTCCATGTGTTGCCCATTGCATTGATTTGATACTTGAGGACTTGGAGAAACATTTGAAGGTTCATGAAGTTACTATAAAGAAGGGAAGAAAGATAACAACTTATATATATGGTAGAACAATGCTTATTAGCATGCTCAAGAAGTACACAAATGGTAAGGACTTGGTTAGACCAGGTATGACTATATTTGCAACTGCTTACTTGACTTTAGCTTGTCTCCATGAAATGAAAGCTTCTTTGATGAGGTTGTTCAGTTTTGAGGAGTGGAAAAAAAGTAAGTTTGGAACTTCACAAGAGGGGAGAAAAGTAGAAGATTCAGTTTTGGATTGTAGATTTTGGAAGAATGTATCCATATGCCTCAAAGCTACTGCTCCTCTTATGGTAGTCCTTCGATTGGTGGATTTTGAGCAACAACCCCCCATGGGTTTCATATATGTTGAGATGGATCGTGCAAAGGAAAGGATTAAAAGTAACTTCAATAATGTGAAGAAAAA TTATGAACCTGTTTGGGAAATTATTGATAAGAGGTGGGAGAACCAACTTTATAGGCCTTTGCATGCAACTGCATATTATCTTGATCCTCAATTGCATTTTGAAGATGATTTTAGAAAAGATAACGGAGAAGTGAAAGAAGGATTGTTTATTTGTATGATGAGATTGGTAAAGGATGTTGGGGTAAAGAACAAAATTAATGGGCAACTTCTTGAATTTCATTTTGCCAAAGGTCTTTTTTCTATGGAGAATGCAATAAACTCTAGGAAGACTATGCCACCAGCAGAATGGTGGGATATGTTCGGGGATGGATGTCCAGAATTAAAGTGGTTTGCTATTCGTGCTTTGAGCTTAACTTGTAGCTTTTATGGATGTGAGCATAATTGGAGCTCATTTGAAATG gttCATACAAAAAGGAGAAACCGTTtgcatcaaaagaaaatgaatgactTAATTTATGTCATGTACAACTTGAAGCTCAAAAgtagaaaaacaagaaaaactatTACTCTTCCATTTAAAGATATGGAATCTGATGATGAGTGGATAACAGAAGAAAGAGATGATATTTTTGATGAAGACAATCTCCAAGTTGACCAAGAGCAACCTTTAGGGGAAAGTGGTTGTGAAAGTAATATTGACTTGGTTGGAGGAAGTTTAATCGATCCAACTTTGGATGCATTTGATATTGACAATTCAGTATTGAATGACAATGTGGAAGATCACTTCTCAACTGAGGAAGAGCTTGAAGATGATGGAGATGaagatgatggtggtggtg GCTTGGCTTCTTCGGATGGCTTTGCCTCATCCAATAAGTCCCTTGAGTTGGTGTTGAATTCTAATGTTGAGGGTGCATTTGAAGATCTTGATCAGTCTCATCAG ATTTAG